The Larimichthys crocea isolate SSNF chromosome XI, L_crocea_2.0, whole genome shotgun sequence genome has a segment encoding these proteins:
- the rfx6 gene encoding DNA-binding protein RFX6 isoform X2 — translation MPMKRSSESSARDGVFLIHSLTKTLCSSPEETDFDKQTHFHQEDDSGIKSEAEDSNETPSSEEDQDLVDFNPDLTIKQSISSSRKTISQIIKDKKKQTQLTLQWLEENYIVCEGVCLPRCILYAHYLDFCRKEKLEPACAATFGKTIRQKFPLLTTRRLGTRGHSKYHYYGIGIKESSAYYHSVYSGKGLTRFSGSKLKNEGGFTRKYSLSSKTGTLLPDFPNAQHLLLQGNISREKVDTLIMMYKTHCQCILDNAINVNFEEIQNFLLHFWQGMPDHLLPLLENPVIVDIFCVCDSILYKVLTDVLIPATMQEMPESLLADIRNFAKHWEHWLASSLENLPECLAAKKLPIARHFVSSLKRQTSFLHLAQIARPALFDQAVVTSMVLDIDNVDLSSISSQPLLSMNAAGDQDPDIYSEYDSVTVFQELKELLRKNATVESFIEWLDSVVEHKVIKPGKQSGRSVKKRAQDFLLRWSFFGARVMHNLTLNNATSFGSFHLIRMLLDEYILLALETQFNNDKEQDLQNLLDKYMKNADASKAAFMASPSSCFLANRNKASAAIDQSVKNESLGEHAYMSLSTNQQQSLETTTVIYQGTESAGFTGQLDFSQVSGPLMTPPISPAALVHRGSVINQGPMTGGGRPLISSSSSTACSSSSSSCLSSISAMTQPTSSASYPETLYHCLPQTSSGYFTPGSGSSASNYQPALRPQTQNQCLASVQSPAPSLAYHLSRYPSFNDQHLTKDVFYTHHHSSNTSNCSLTPYGSAVRPTSGYSSGTDPVQTEQGLDAQTAAQILDSAEGFSFVGAGLNPTGGGCQGQTYSAAGHSGYYGNSSYLDSQRMTSLVDQHVSVISTVGSLRPFPSTYSEVHDPLNILDEPGRKTTGAYFTEAEPGADHSLPSSGSAPCMFGVPSPFTSQDALLSQQRVPSSSEMQDLVSSLPPINTVFMGAGGVQ, via the exons ATGCCGATGAAACGCAGCAGTGAGAGTTCAGCCAGGGACGGAGTGTTTCTCATTCACTCTCTAACCAAGACTTTGTGCAGCTCGCCGGAAGAAACAGACTTcgacaaacagacacatttccaTCAGGAGGATGACTCTGGCATCAAATCAG AGGCAGAGGACAGTAATGAGACACCGTCCTCTGAGGAGGACCAGGACCTGGTGGACTTCAACCCAGACCTGACCATCAAACAGAGCATCTCGTCCTCTAGGAAGACCATCAGTCAGATCATCAAGGAcaagaagaaacagacacagctCACCCTGCAGTG GCTGGAGGAGAATTATATAGTCTGTGAAGGAGTGTGTCTGCCGCGATGTATCCTCTATGCTCACTACCTGGACTTCTGCAGGAAAGAGAAACTGGAGCCGGCCTGTGCTGCTACGTTTGGAAAG ACGATTCGACAGAAGTTTCCTCTTCTAACAACAAGAAGACTCGGCACCAGAGGACACTCCAA ATATCATTACTATGGGATTGGCATCAAAGAGAGCAGCGCTTATTATCACTCTGTGTATTCTGGGAAAGGTTTGACGAG ATTCTCAGGAAGTAAGCTCAAGAATGAG ggAGGCTTCACCAGGAAATACTCTTTGAGCTCTAAAACTGGGACGCTGCTTCCAGACTTCCCCAACGCTCAACACCTCCTGCTGCAGGGAAACATCTCCAGAGAAAAG GTGGACACTCTGATCATGATGTATAAAACACATTGCCAGTGCATCCTGGATAATGCCATTAACGTCAACTTTGAGGAG aTCCAGAACTTTCTGCTCCATTTCTGGCAGGGAATGCCCGACCAcctgctgccgctgctggaGAACCCCGTTATCGTCGACATCTTCTGCGTCTGTGACTCCATCCTGTATAAG GTTCTAACAGACGTTCTGATTCCTGCCACGATGCAGGAGATGCCTGAAAG TCTGTTGGCAGATATCCGAAACTTTGCCAAACACTGGGAGCACTGGCTCGCCTCCTCGCTGGAGAACCTCCCGGAATGCCTCGCGGCTAAGAAACTCCCCATCGCACGGCACTTTGTTTCCTCCCTGAAGAGGCAGACGTCGTTCTTACACCTGGCACAG ATAGCCCGCCCGGCGCTGTTTGACCAGGCGGTAGTGACCAGCATGGTGTTGGATATCGACAATGTGGAtctcagcagcatcagctcGCAGCCTCTGCTCAGCATGAACGCTGCCGGAGACCAGGACCCGGACATCTACTCCGAGT ACGACTCCGTCACCGTCTTCcaggagctgaaggagctgctgagaAAGAACGCCACAGTGGAGTCCTTCATCGAGTGGCTGGACTCTGTCGTGGAGCATAAGGTCATCAAG CCCGGGAAGCAGAGCGGTCGGTCGGTGAAGAAGCGAGCTCAGGATTTCCTCCTCAGGTGGAGTTTCTTCGGTGCCCGAGTGATGCACAACCTCACGCTCAACAACGCAACCAGCTTCG GTTCCTTCCACCTGATCCGGATGCTGTTAGATGAATACATCCTGCTGGCTCTGGAGACTCAGTTCAACAACGACAAGGAGCAGGACCTGCAGAACCTTCTGgacaaatacatgaaaaatgcaG ATGCCAGCAAAGCGGCGTTCATGGCCTCTCCCAGTTCCTGTTTCTTAGCTAATCGCAACAAGGCCAGCGCTGCCATCGACCAATCAGTGAAGAACGAGTCACTGGGAGAACACGCCTACATGTCTCTGTCCACCAATCAGCAGCAAAGTCTGGAGACGACCACCGTCATCTATCAGGGGACAGAGTCTGCGGGGTTCACAG GTCAGCTGGACTTCTCTCAGGTCAGCGGGCCCCTCATGACGCCCCCTATCTCTCCGGCAGCGTTAGTGCACCGAGGCTCCGTCATCAACCAGGGGCCGATGACGGGGGGAGGGAGACCCCTGatatcttcatcttcctccaccgcctgctcctcctcctcttcctcctgcctgTCCTCCATCAGCGCCATGACCCAGCCCACCTCCAGCGCCTCATACCCAGAGACCCTGTACCACTGCTTACCTCAGACCAGCTCTGGTTACTTCACACCAGGCAGCGGCTCCTCGGCGTCAAACTACCAGCCTGCACTCAG GCCTCAGACTCAGAACCAGTGTCTGGCGTCGGTCCAGTCTCCGGCTCCATCGCTGGCCTATCATCTCTCCCGGTACCCCTCCTTCAACGACCAGCACCTGACTAAAGACGTGTTCTACACTCACCATCACTCCTCCAACACCTCTAACTGCTCCCTGACACCTTACGGCTCCGCAGTCCGACCCACGTCCGGCTACAGCTCCGGCACGGATCCAGTTCAGACCGAGCAGGGACTGGACGCTCAGACGGCGGCTCAGATTCTGGACTCGGCAGAGGGGTTCAGCTTTGTGGGGGCTGGACTGAACCCAACGGGTGGTGGATGTCAGGGACAGACGTACTCTGCTGCAGGACACAGCG GTTACTATGGCAACAGCAGTTACCTGGACAGCCAGCGCATGACATCACTGGTTGACCAGCACGTGTCCGTCATCAGCACCGTGGGCAGCCTGCGCCCGTTCCCGTCGACGTACTCCGAAGTCCACGATCCGCTCAACATCCTGGACGAACCGGGGAGGAAAACCACCGGAGCGTATTTCACCGAGGCCGAACCCGGAGCAG ATCATTCCCTGCCCTCGTCGGGATCGGCTCCCTGCATGTTCGGCGTTCCCTCTCCGTTCACCTCGCAGGACGCTTTGCTCTCTCAGCAGCGAGTGCCGTCGTCCTCAGAGATGCAGGACCTGGTGTCTTCGCTGCCTCCCATCAATACCGTCTTCATGGGAGCAGGAGGAGTGCAATGA
- the rfx6 gene encoding DNA-binding protein RFX6 isoform X1: protein MPMKRSSESSARDGVFLIHSLTKTLCSSPEETDFDKQTHFHQEDDSGIKSEAEDSNETPSSEEDQDLVDFNPDLTIKQSISSSRKTISQIIKDKKKQTQLTLQWLEENYIVCEGVCLPRCILYAHYLDFCRKEKLEPACAATFGKTIRQKFPLLTTRRLGTRGHSKYHYYGIGIKESSAYYHSVYSGKGLTRFSGSKLKNEGGFTRKYSLSSKTGTLLPDFPNAQHLLLQGNISREKVDTLIMMYKTHCQCILDNAINVNFEEIQNFLLHFWQGMPDHLLPLLENPVIVDIFCVCDSILYKVLTDVLIPATMQEMPESLLADIRNFAKHWEHWLASSLENLPECLAAKKLPIARHFVSSLKRQTSFLHLAQIARPALFDQAVVTSMVLDIDNVDLSSISSQPLLSMNAAGDQDPDIYSEYDSVTVFQELKELLRKNATVESFIEWLDSVVEHKVIKPGKQSGRSVKKRAQDFLLRWSFFGARVMHNLTLNNATSFGSFHLIRMLLDEYILLALETQFNNDKEQDLQNLLDKYMKNADASKAAFMASPSSCFLANRNKASAAIDQSVKNESLGEHAYMSLSTNQQQSLETTTVIYQGTESAGFTGGQLDFSQVSGPLMTPPISPAALVHRGSVINQGPMTGGGRPLISSSSSTACSSSSSSCLSSISAMTQPTSSASYPETLYHCLPQTSSGYFTPGSGSSASNYQPALRPQTQNQCLASVQSPAPSLAYHLSRYPSFNDQHLTKDVFYTHHHSSNTSNCSLTPYGSAVRPTSGYSSGTDPVQTEQGLDAQTAAQILDSAEGFSFVGAGLNPTGGGCQGQTYSAAGHSGYYGNSSYLDSQRMTSLVDQHVSVISTVGSLRPFPSTYSEVHDPLNILDEPGRKTTGAYFTEAEPGADHSLPSSGSAPCMFGVPSPFTSQDALLSQQRVPSSSEMQDLVSSLPPINTVFMGAGGVQ, encoded by the exons ATGCCGATGAAACGCAGCAGTGAGAGTTCAGCCAGGGACGGAGTGTTTCTCATTCACTCTCTAACCAAGACTTTGTGCAGCTCGCCGGAAGAAACAGACTTcgacaaacagacacatttccaTCAGGAGGATGACTCTGGCATCAAATCAG AGGCAGAGGACAGTAATGAGACACCGTCCTCTGAGGAGGACCAGGACCTGGTGGACTTCAACCCAGACCTGACCATCAAACAGAGCATCTCGTCCTCTAGGAAGACCATCAGTCAGATCATCAAGGAcaagaagaaacagacacagctCACCCTGCAGTG GCTGGAGGAGAATTATATAGTCTGTGAAGGAGTGTGTCTGCCGCGATGTATCCTCTATGCTCACTACCTGGACTTCTGCAGGAAAGAGAAACTGGAGCCGGCCTGTGCTGCTACGTTTGGAAAG ACGATTCGACAGAAGTTTCCTCTTCTAACAACAAGAAGACTCGGCACCAGAGGACACTCCAA ATATCATTACTATGGGATTGGCATCAAAGAGAGCAGCGCTTATTATCACTCTGTGTATTCTGGGAAAGGTTTGACGAG ATTCTCAGGAAGTAAGCTCAAGAATGAG ggAGGCTTCACCAGGAAATACTCTTTGAGCTCTAAAACTGGGACGCTGCTTCCAGACTTCCCCAACGCTCAACACCTCCTGCTGCAGGGAAACATCTCCAGAGAAAAG GTGGACACTCTGATCATGATGTATAAAACACATTGCCAGTGCATCCTGGATAATGCCATTAACGTCAACTTTGAGGAG aTCCAGAACTTTCTGCTCCATTTCTGGCAGGGAATGCCCGACCAcctgctgccgctgctggaGAACCCCGTTATCGTCGACATCTTCTGCGTCTGTGACTCCATCCTGTATAAG GTTCTAACAGACGTTCTGATTCCTGCCACGATGCAGGAGATGCCTGAAAG TCTGTTGGCAGATATCCGAAACTTTGCCAAACACTGGGAGCACTGGCTCGCCTCCTCGCTGGAGAACCTCCCGGAATGCCTCGCGGCTAAGAAACTCCCCATCGCACGGCACTTTGTTTCCTCCCTGAAGAGGCAGACGTCGTTCTTACACCTGGCACAG ATAGCCCGCCCGGCGCTGTTTGACCAGGCGGTAGTGACCAGCATGGTGTTGGATATCGACAATGTGGAtctcagcagcatcagctcGCAGCCTCTGCTCAGCATGAACGCTGCCGGAGACCAGGACCCGGACATCTACTCCGAGT ACGACTCCGTCACCGTCTTCcaggagctgaaggagctgctgagaAAGAACGCCACAGTGGAGTCCTTCATCGAGTGGCTGGACTCTGTCGTGGAGCATAAGGTCATCAAG CCCGGGAAGCAGAGCGGTCGGTCGGTGAAGAAGCGAGCTCAGGATTTCCTCCTCAGGTGGAGTTTCTTCGGTGCCCGAGTGATGCACAACCTCACGCTCAACAACGCAACCAGCTTCG GTTCCTTCCACCTGATCCGGATGCTGTTAGATGAATACATCCTGCTGGCTCTGGAGACTCAGTTCAACAACGACAAGGAGCAGGACCTGCAGAACCTTCTGgacaaatacatgaaaaatgcaG ATGCCAGCAAAGCGGCGTTCATGGCCTCTCCCAGTTCCTGTTTCTTAGCTAATCGCAACAAGGCCAGCGCTGCCATCGACCAATCAGTGAAGAACGAGTCACTGGGAGAACACGCCTACATGTCTCTGTCCACCAATCAGCAGCAAAGTCTGGAGACGACCACCGTCATCTATCAGGGGACAGAGTCTGCGGGGTTCACAG GTGGTCAGCTGGACTTCTCTCAGGTCAGCGGGCCCCTCATGACGCCCCCTATCTCTCCGGCAGCGTTAGTGCACCGAGGCTCCGTCATCAACCAGGGGCCGATGACGGGGGGAGGGAGACCCCTGatatcttcatcttcctccaccgcctgctcctcctcctcttcctcctgcctgTCCTCCATCAGCGCCATGACCCAGCCCACCTCCAGCGCCTCATACCCAGAGACCCTGTACCACTGCTTACCTCAGACCAGCTCTGGTTACTTCACACCAGGCAGCGGCTCCTCGGCGTCAAACTACCAGCCTGCACTCAG GCCTCAGACTCAGAACCAGTGTCTGGCGTCGGTCCAGTCTCCGGCTCCATCGCTGGCCTATCATCTCTCCCGGTACCCCTCCTTCAACGACCAGCACCTGACTAAAGACGTGTTCTACACTCACCATCACTCCTCCAACACCTCTAACTGCTCCCTGACACCTTACGGCTCCGCAGTCCGACCCACGTCCGGCTACAGCTCCGGCACGGATCCAGTTCAGACCGAGCAGGGACTGGACGCTCAGACGGCGGCTCAGATTCTGGACTCGGCAGAGGGGTTCAGCTTTGTGGGGGCTGGACTGAACCCAACGGGTGGTGGATGTCAGGGACAGACGTACTCTGCTGCAGGACACAGCG GTTACTATGGCAACAGCAGTTACCTGGACAGCCAGCGCATGACATCACTGGTTGACCAGCACGTGTCCGTCATCAGCACCGTGGGCAGCCTGCGCCCGTTCCCGTCGACGTACTCCGAAGTCCACGATCCGCTCAACATCCTGGACGAACCGGGGAGGAAAACCACCGGAGCGTATTTCACCGAGGCCGAACCCGGAGCAG ATCATTCCCTGCCCTCGTCGGGATCGGCTCCCTGCATGTTCGGCGTTCCCTCTCCGTTCACCTCGCAGGACGCTTTGCTCTCTCAGCAGCGAGTGCCGTCGTCCTCAGAGATGCAGGACCTGGTGTCTTCGCTGCCTCCCATCAATACCGTCTTCATGGGAGCAGGAGGAGTGCAATGA
- the rfx6 gene encoding DNA-binding protein RFX6 isoform X3, with product MLRSCVKHLSDITSGLSRVHQEAEDSNETPSSEEDQDLVDFNPDLTIKQSISSSRKTISQIIKDKKKQTQLTLQWLEENYIVCEGVCLPRCILYAHYLDFCRKEKLEPACAATFGKTIRQKFPLLTTRRLGTRGHSKYHYYGIGIKESSAYYHSVYSGKGLTRFSGSKLKNEGGFTRKYSLSSKTGTLLPDFPNAQHLLLQGNISREKVDTLIMMYKTHCQCILDNAINVNFEEIQNFLLHFWQGMPDHLLPLLENPVIVDIFCVCDSILYKVLTDVLIPATMQEMPESLLADIRNFAKHWEHWLASSLENLPECLAAKKLPIARHFVSSLKRQTSFLHLAQIARPALFDQAVVTSMVLDIDNVDLSSISSQPLLSMNAAGDQDPDIYSEYDSVTVFQELKELLRKNATVESFIEWLDSVVEHKVIKPGKQSGRSVKKRAQDFLLRWSFFGARVMHNLTLNNATSFGSFHLIRMLLDEYILLALETQFNNDKEQDLQNLLDKYMKNADASKAAFMASPSSCFLANRNKASAAIDQSVKNESLGEHAYMSLSTNQQQSLETTTVIYQGTESAGFTGGQLDFSQVSGPLMTPPISPAALVHRGSVINQGPMTGGGRPLISSSSSTACSSSSSSCLSSISAMTQPTSSASYPETLYHCLPQTSSGYFTPGSGSSASNYQPALRPQTQNQCLASVQSPAPSLAYHLSRYPSFNDQHLTKDVFYTHHHSSNTSNCSLTPYGSAVRPTSGYSSGTDPVQTEQGLDAQTAAQILDSAEGFSFVGAGLNPTGGGCQGQTYSAAGHSGYYGNSSYLDSQRMTSLVDQHVSVISTVGSLRPFPSTYSEVHDPLNILDEPGRKTTGAYFTEAEPGADHSLPSSGSAPCMFGVPSPFTSQDALLSQQRVPSSSEMQDLVSSLPPINTVFMGAGGVQ from the exons ATGCTGCGGTCCTGCGTCAAACACCTTTCTGACATCACATCCGGTTTGTCCCGCGTGCATCAAG AGGCAGAGGACAGTAATGAGACACCGTCCTCTGAGGAGGACCAGGACCTGGTGGACTTCAACCCAGACCTGACCATCAAACAGAGCATCTCGTCCTCTAGGAAGACCATCAGTCAGATCATCAAGGAcaagaagaaacagacacagctCACCCTGCAGTG GCTGGAGGAGAATTATATAGTCTGTGAAGGAGTGTGTCTGCCGCGATGTATCCTCTATGCTCACTACCTGGACTTCTGCAGGAAAGAGAAACTGGAGCCGGCCTGTGCTGCTACGTTTGGAAAG ACGATTCGACAGAAGTTTCCTCTTCTAACAACAAGAAGACTCGGCACCAGAGGACACTCCAA ATATCATTACTATGGGATTGGCATCAAAGAGAGCAGCGCTTATTATCACTCTGTGTATTCTGGGAAAGGTTTGACGAG ATTCTCAGGAAGTAAGCTCAAGAATGAG ggAGGCTTCACCAGGAAATACTCTTTGAGCTCTAAAACTGGGACGCTGCTTCCAGACTTCCCCAACGCTCAACACCTCCTGCTGCAGGGAAACATCTCCAGAGAAAAG GTGGACACTCTGATCATGATGTATAAAACACATTGCCAGTGCATCCTGGATAATGCCATTAACGTCAACTTTGAGGAG aTCCAGAACTTTCTGCTCCATTTCTGGCAGGGAATGCCCGACCAcctgctgccgctgctggaGAACCCCGTTATCGTCGACATCTTCTGCGTCTGTGACTCCATCCTGTATAAG GTTCTAACAGACGTTCTGATTCCTGCCACGATGCAGGAGATGCCTGAAAG TCTGTTGGCAGATATCCGAAACTTTGCCAAACACTGGGAGCACTGGCTCGCCTCCTCGCTGGAGAACCTCCCGGAATGCCTCGCGGCTAAGAAACTCCCCATCGCACGGCACTTTGTTTCCTCCCTGAAGAGGCAGACGTCGTTCTTACACCTGGCACAG ATAGCCCGCCCGGCGCTGTTTGACCAGGCGGTAGTGACCAGCATGGTGTTGGATATCGACAATGTGGAtctcagcagcatcagctcGCAGCCTCTGCTCAGCATGAACGCTGCCGGAGACCAGGACCCGGACATCTACTCCGAGT ACGACTCCGTCACCGTCTTCcaggagctgaaggagctgctgagaAAGAACGCCACAGTGGAGTCCTTCATCGAGTGGCTGGACTCTGTCGTGGAGCATAAGGTCATCAAG CCCGGGAAGCAGAGCGGTCGGTCGGTGAAGAAGCGAGCTCAGGATTTCCTCCTCAGGTGGAGTTTCTTCGGTGCCCGAGTGATGCACAACCTCACGCTCAACAACGCAACCAGCTTCG GTTCCTTCCACCTGATCCGGATGCTGTTAGATGAATACATCCTGCTGGCTCTGGAGACTCAGTTCAACAACGACAAGGAGCAGGACCTGCAGAACCTTCTGgacaaatacatgaaaaatgcaG ATGCCAGCAAAGCGGCGTTCATGGCCTCTCCCAGTTCCTGTTTCTTAGCTAATCGCAACAAGGCCAGCGCTGCCATCGACCAATCAGTGAAGAACGAGTCACTGGGAGAACACGCCTACATGTCTCTGTCCACCAATCAGCAGCAAAGTCTGGAGACGACCACCGTCATCTATCAGGGGACAGAGTCTGCGGGGTTCACAG GTGGTCAGCTGGACTTCTCTCAGGTCAGCGGGCCCCTCATGACGCCCCCTATCTCTCCGGCAGCGTTAGTGCACCGAGGCTCCGTCATCAACCAGGGGCCGATGACGGGGGGAGGGAGACCCCTGatatcttcatcttcctccaccgcctgctcctcctcctcttcctcctgcctgTCCTCCATCAGCGCCATGACCCAGCCCACCTCCAGCGCCTCATACCCAGAGACCCTGTACCACTGCTTACCTCAGACCAGCTCTGGTTACTTCACACCAGGCAGCGGCTCCTCGGCGTCAAACTACCAGCCTGCACTCAG GCCTCAGACTCAGAACCAGTGTCTGGCGTCGGTCCAGTCTCCGGCTCCATCGCTGGCCTATCATCTCTCCCGGTACCCCTCCTTCAACGACCAGCACCTGACTAAAGACGTGTTCTACACTCACCATCACTCCTCCAACACCTCTAACTGCTCCCTGACACCTTACGGCTCCGCAGTCCGACCCACGTCCGGCTACAGCTCCGGCACGGATCCAGTTCAGACCGAGCAGGGACTGGACGCTCAGACGGCGGCTCAGATTCTGGACTCGGCAGAGGGGTTCAGCTTTGTGGGGGCTGGACTGAACCCAACGGGTGGTGGATGTCAGGGACAGACGTACTCTGCTGCAGGACACAGCG GTTACTATGGCAACAGCAGTTACCTGGACAGCCAGCGCATGACATCACTGGTTGACCAGCACGTGTCCGTCATCAGCACCGTGGGCAGCCTGCGCCCGTTCCCGTCGACGTACTCCGAAGTCCACGATCCGCTCAACATCCTGGACGAACCGGGGAGGAAAACCACCGGAGCGTATTTCACCGAGGCCGAACCCGGAGCAG ATCATTCCCTGCCCTCGTCGGGATCGGCTCCCTGCATGTTCGGCGTTCCCTCTCCGTTCACCTCGCAGGACGCTTTGCTCTCTCAGCAGCGAGTGCCGTCGTCCTCAGAGATGCAGGACCTGGTGTCTTCGCTGCCTCCCATCAATACCGTCTTCATGGGAGCAGGAGGAGTGCAATGA